The following proteins come from a genomic window of Novosphingobium aromaticivorans DSM 12444:
- a CDS encoding phytoene/squalene synthase family protein yields MTDRKALVGIARKSILKGSKSFAAASHLFDRETRERVWLLYAWCRRCDDIVDAQDHGGALGPQDGMQERLQLVREKTALAFAGRETGEPAFDALGVVARETGLTLEMAGAVIEGFALDAADWQPHSEADLMRYCWHVAGAVGVMMAVVMGVSPDDADTLDRACDLGLAFQLANIARDIEEDDAAGRCYIPLDWMAEEDIPPGEQMKPHYRPALTRIVARMCRTAHVHQCSARIGAARLKGRQRWAILAAAGIYGEIAREVERRGDHAWDHRTVVSNVRKLGFIGKAAWAAVRPVPRSCLAAASERKMSRQDLMDLARHTRPLA; encoded by the coding sequence ATGACCGACCGGAAAGCCCTTGTCGGAATAGCCCGCAAGTCGATCCTCAAGGGCTCGAAGAGCTTCGCTGCGGCCAGCCACCTGTTCGACCGTGAAACGCGCGAGCGCGTCTGGCTGCTCTACGCCTGGTGCCGCCGGTGCGACGATATCGTCGATGCGCAGGACCATGGCGGCGCGCTGGGACCGCAAGACGGCATGCAGGAGCGGCTCCAGCTTGTCCGCGAGAAGACCGCCCTCGCCTTTGCCGGACGCGAGACGGGCGAGCCGGCGTTCGATGCACTGGGCGTCGTGGCGCGCGAGACGGGGCTGACGCTGGAAATGGCGGGCGCCGTCATCGAGGGTTTCGCGCTCGACGCGGCCGACTGGCAACCGCATTCGGAAGCGGACCTCATGCGCTACTGCTGGCACGTGGCCGGGGCCGTGGGTGTGATGATGGCGGTGGTGATGGGGGTTTCGCCCGACGATGCCGACACGCTGGACCGCGCCTGCGATCTGGGACTGGCGTTCCAGCTTGCCAATATCGCCCGAGACATCGAGGAGGATGACGCCGCCGGCCGCTGCTACATCCCGCTTGACTGGATGGCCGAGGAAGACATCCCGCCGGGCGAGCAGATGAAGCCGCACTACCGGCCCGCGCTGACCCGGATCGTCGCGCGCATGTGCCGTACCGCCCACGTCCACCAGTGCTCTGCGCGGATCGGCGCGGCGCGGCTGAAAGGGCGCCAGCGCTGGGCGATTCTCGCCGCGGCAGGCATCTATGGCGAGATCGCGCGCGAAGTGGAACGGCGCGGCGACCACGCGTGGGACCACCGCACCGTCGTCAGCAACGTGCGCAAGCTGGGCTTTATCGGCAAAGCCGCGTGGGCGGCGGTCCGCCCTGTTCCACGCTCGTGCCTGGCCGCCGCCAGCGAGCGCAAGATGAGCCGACAGGATCTCATGGACCTTGCCCGCCATACGAGGCCGCTGGCCTGA
- a CDS encoding TIGR00730 family Rossman fold protein produces the protein MKRLAVYCGSASPADGRYVTLAREVGQELARRGIGVVYGGGRLGLMGAVAYGALDAGGEVIGIIPEALVNSEVANHDCTELHVVSGMHERKKRFTDLSDGFLTIPGGVGTMDELWEAMSWAQLGYHAKPVGLLNAFGFYDHLLAFNRHMIEVGFVREAHAGILLAEPSLDLLLARMAAHEPHTPIFAMKADDL, from the coding sequence GTGAAACGCCTCGCCGTCTATTGCGGCTCCGCTTCGCCCGCCGATGGCCGTTACGTGACGCTTGCGCGCGAAGTGGGCCAGGAACTGGCCCGGCGGGGCATCGGCGTGGTCTACGGCGGCGGGCGGCTGGGCCTGATGGGAGCGGTGGCCTATGGCGCGCTCGACGCGGGCGGCGAAGTGATCGGGATAATTCCCGAAGCGCTGGTCAACAGCGAGGTCGCGAACCACGACTGTACCGAACTTCACGTCGTATCCGGCATGCACGAACGCAAGAAGCGGTTCACCGACCTGTCGGACGGCTTCCTGACGATCCCGGGCGGTGTCGGCACGATGGACGAGCTGTGGGAGGCGATGAGCTGGGCGCAGCTCGGCTATCACGCAAAGCCGGTGGGCCTGCTCAACGCCTTCGGCTTCTACGACCACCTGCTGGCTTTCAACCGCCACATGATCGAGGTCGGCTTCGTCCGCGAGGCCCATGCCGGCATCCTTCTTGCCGAACCCAGCCTCGACCTGCTGCTGGCACGCATGGCGGCGCACGAGCCGCACACGCCGATCTTCGCAATGAAGGCCGACGACCTGTGA